A section of the Amblyomma americanum isolate KBUSLIRL-KWMA chromosome 2, ASM5285725v1, whole genome shotgun sequence genome encodes:
- the LOC144119417 gene encoding uncharacterized protein LOC144119417 → MPWRHQEEPFYLSDDERLSWLELDFLCYVEDIQAQGDTSKQRLTKETYEATISTTRSTVALIEYLLDHINFRYVLKQALNSDPVESLFSSLRQFNGGNDRVDARAAVFTSEKILKVGILQASKSANAPINSEATTAVKLGIHDCESRTLPAAITSAARELSNELGFIHVWCEPAADIELAPITYVAGYLARACEQKVSCDSCRTPLQVAKPIEEIYGLIKNLDDGRLRYLKIEIVALCKLTCTFVSNVIKCPEVRRSSKLCNMLVSTLLHYFEQSTA, encoded by the exons ATGCCATGGAGACACCAAGAGGAGCCATTCTATCTGTCAGACGACGAGCGACTCTCTTGGTTAGAGTTGGACTTTCTGTGCTATGTCGAAGACATTCAGGCCCAAGGAGACACGTCGAAGCAAAGGCTAACCAAGGAAACGTACGAAGCAACAATCTCGACAACCAGATCAACAGTGGCACTAATCGAGTACCTCCTTGATCACATCAA CTTCCGATACGTCCTAAAGCAGGCCCTCAACAGCGATCCTGTAGAATCACTTTTCAGCAGCCTAAGGCAATTCAATGGCGGGAACGACAGAGTTGACGCAAGGGCTGCAGTTTTCACATCagagaaaatattgaag GTTGGCATCTTGCAAGCATCAAAGTCAGCAAATGCACCTATCAACTCTGAGGCAACGACAGCTGTAAAACTTGGCATTCATGATTGCGAAAGTCGTACCTTGCCGGCTGCCATCACGTCTGCTGCGAGGGAGCTTTCTAATGAGCTTGGATTCATTCATGTGTGGTGCGAACCAGCAGCTGACATAGAGTTAGCACCGATTACATACGTGGCTGGTTACCTTGCACGTGCATGTGAACAGAAG GTGTCTTGTGATTCTTGCAGAACCCCACTGCAAGTAGCAAAGCCAATTGAAGAAATTTATGGACTTATCAAGAATCTTGATGATGGACGCCTGAGGTATCTGAAAATAGAAATAGTTGCCTTGTGCAAGCTTACATGCACCTTTGTTAGCAATGTGATAAAGTGCCCAGAGGTCAGAAGAAGCAGCAAGCTATGCAACATGTTGGTTTCAACCCTTCTTCACTATTTTGAGCAAT CCACAGCGTGA